The window GAGAACCCACTGACTCAGCAGGACCGGCTCCCACCCTCCACCCTGCTCCAGGGGCAGGCAGGCACTGGGCGCAGCCCCCGGCCCAGGGCTTCGAGGAAGTAAACTCCAGAGAGAGGCTAGCACAGAAGCCTGCCACACTGGGCACACAGACCCCACTTCTGCAGTGCTGTCAGACTTCCACCCTCTTGGGCAGCACTGTCCTTGCCCTGTGCAACTCAAGGACACCTGCCTGCTCTCACCTAGAGTGCAGGACTGACCCAAGACACACAGTGCCTGGCCAAGCAAAGGCACAGGGGAGGAGTCTCTTGGGGAATTCCCGGACAGACACACATGGAGCCCATGCTTCCCGTGAATCACAGGCATGACTTTGTTCACACATCAAGTCTACCTGGAGGCTGTTTGAAAGATACTTGTAGTCGAGCATCTGTTCATAAAAGGCAGGACAGACTGACTTCTCTGCCTAAAGGCTGCTGCTCATCACTTGGACCCTTGTGAATTCTTGGTAGGTCCTCAGGTACACATGGGACACACCTGGGAAAaccctgtgcccctccccccactacaCGCCACACCTGCCGTGTAGACGGGCGTTTGCATCAGGAATGATTTGGGGAACAACGGGCTTGCTGCTCTGAAACTGGGAGCTTGGGGACAAGTGCTCTTGGCCCCCCTACTTTCCAAGCAGGCGCAATGCAGTGAGGCAGGTCAGAGCAGGCCTACCTGGACTGGATGCGGTCCCCAGGGTTGTAGAAGGGGTTACACATCACATCTGTGTAGGAGTTGTGCAGCTTACGGAACATCTggaacaaaacccaacaacagctaaaatgaacctgcagaagtCCAGTACGAGAATTCTGGCTTCTCAGCATCTTAACACAAGACAGAAGGGGAAACGAAAACCCAGCCACCCACCCAGGTGTAGCCTCCAATCCCCTGCACGTACACTACGAATTTCATTGTCTCGAAGGGCCGTGTTGGAGGAATCCACCACCATGACGAACTTAACCTTGGAGTTTGTCACGTACCCATATCTGCACAGCTGGTTAAGGAACTGGCTTTGACACAAGGACTTGATTACAAAAAATGACACGACATCCCTGTCAAGAGCCTGGGCACCTGAGATCTCTGTGTGCCCCACTCTGGAGAAGCCTGGCGACTCCCAGTCACAGGGAAGACCCAGGCCAGCACATTTCTCGGGGTACTGATTAGTGTTTGCTGGAGGAGCAGAGGAAGCTAAGGGCCCCAAACTCATAGGCCCTGTGAATTGACTGACTGTGCACAGGGGCACCTCAGCCTCTTTCTAAACTTAACGCTGGGCCCAGCTGACACAAAGTCAGTTCTCACAAATAAGAGGAACCCACTCCAGAGGCCGCGTCAGTTGCTCCTGAGTCAATGTCAGCATGGACAGCTACATTATTCCCCACAAGAATGTCCTAACTCTGTGGTCTTGAGCAATTTTTTCCAAGGGATTTGCCGAGCATTTCAAGTACCAAATGTGACTGGACCTAACCATGAAATAGCAAATAAATGcattctatgtgtatatatatttataataaataaacgaataatcatttatgagtaaataaatgaaatcatcaCCCTTGCCCAAAGAACTTGAAGAGGCATCTTACAGGTACAAACTCGGGAGGGCCAGGTCCTCTAGGAAGCAATCTTGCTTTTTCCCAAACCAGTCTTCCAATTAGAAGGTGAGAGGCCTTCCTCAGCTCTGGGCCACCCCGCTGCCCACAGCTGAAAGCcctcacatttttctttcccgGAAGGATACACCTTGTAGTCTTCCGTTGGGTACAGCAGGCCCAGATAGAGCTCCCTCTGGTCCACTAATGCCTTCCCCATGGCAGAGATCTTCTCTTCTATCACGTCCAGGGATGTGTGTACCATGTAATGGAACTTCAGTTCGTTTTCCATGGGGTTGCTGCGAATGTAGAGAGGATAATTCTGCAAGAAAGAGTGGTGACAGCTGGAGGTAAGAGAACCCACCCACCTGCACGTGCCAGCTCTACAAAATGCCTCTGGACAAGTGTGCATGGTCTGCCACTGCCGGAGAATGCAACCCCCTCCAAAATCCACAGCCTGGTTTTCCACGCTACAGTAGGAACTGCCTTCCGGACCTTAGTAGGCTTGTGTGAAGACAACTCCGGAAAATGGCTTTGCGCACAACAAACGCTGTCACCTGGGGAGTCACTCACCAGTGGCCCACTCTGCCTCTCACTGTGTGGAGGCCTTCCTAGTATGGCGCCATTATACTGCTTCCTACACACCACACCAAACAGGTAGCCGCTTCAAACCCACCCACTCATCTCCAGTTCTGAGAGTCCTAACTCTGGAACGCGGTTCTTCTCTTgggccccagcccccaaactggcGCTGCACGATGATATCTGGTCAACAGACTCACAACAGATGGCTCCA is drawn from Perognathus longimembris pacificus isolate PPM17 chromosome 10, ASM2315922v1, whole genome shotgun sequence and contains these coding sequences:
- the Trappc2l gene encoding trafficking protein particle complex subunit 2-like protein isoform X2 translates to MAVCIAVIAKENYPLYIRSNPMENELKFHYMVHTSLDVIEEKISAMGKALVDQRELYLGLLYPTEDYKMFRKLHNSYTDVMCNPFYNPGDRIQSRAFDNMVTSMMIQVC
- the Trappc2l gene encoding trafficking protein particle complex subunit 2-like protein isoform X1; protein product: MAVCIAVIAKENYPLYIRSNPMENELKFHYMVHTSLDVIEEKISAMGKALVDQRELYLGLLYPTEDYKVYGYVTNSKVKFVMVVDSSNTALRDNEIRSMFRKLHNSYTDVMCNPFYNPGDRIQSRAFDNMVTSMMIQVC